In one Deltaproteobacteria bacterium genomic region, the following are encoded:
- a CDS encoding NAD-dependent epimerase/dehydratase family protein translates to MHEVGEFYRGRDILITGGLGFIGSSLAHALVGFGARVTLIDSLIPDYGGNLANIAGLEGRVTVNIADVRDAYSMNWLVKGRDVIFNLAGTLSHTDSMKDPFTDLQINCVSQLSILEACRKNNPNVKILFAGTRGQYGRAEYLPVDEKHPMNPADVNGINNVAGEAYHILYNNVYGLRACSLRLTNTFGPRHQMRHHRQGIINWFVRLILEGREVSVFGDGTQVRDANYIDDVVDAFLLAGASDEVDGQVYNLGGTPASLVEIARTLVDLRGGSWKLVPFPAEAKVIEIGDYVAKTDKIRDALGWTARWNLRDGLERTIEYYDTRREAYF, encoded by the coding sequence ATGCACGAGGTCGGCGAGTTCTACCGGGGCCGGGACATCCTCATCACGGGAGGGCTCGGGTTTATCGGATCCTCGCTCGCCCACGCACTCGTGGGGTTCGGCGCGCGCGTCACCCTCATCGACAGCCTCATTCCGGATTACGGCGGCAACCTCGCGAACATCGCCGGGCTCGAAGGCCGCGTGACGGTCAACATCGCCGACGTGCGCGACGCGTATTCGATGAACTGGCTCGTCAAGGGCCGCGACGTCATCTTCAATCTCGCGGGCACGCTCTCACACACCGACTCGATGAAAGACCCGTTCACCGACCTGCAGATCAACTGCGTGAGCCAGTTGTCGATTCTGGAGGCGTGCCGCAAGAACAACCCGAATGTGAAAATCCTGTTCGCCGGGACGCGCGGCCAATACGGGCGCGCCGAGTATCTGCCCGTAGACGAAAAGCACCCGATGAATCCCGCCGACGTGAACGGTATCAACAACGTCGCGGGTGAGGCGTACCACATCCTCTACAACAACGTGTACGGTCTTCGCGCGTGCTCGCTGCGCCTCACCAACACCTTCGGCCCGCGCCACCAGATGCGCCATCACCGCCAAGGCATCATCAACTGGTTCGTGCGTCTGATTCTGGAAGGGCGCGAGGTGTCGGTCTTCGGCGACGGAACGCAGGTTCGCGACGCGAACTACATCGACGACGTGGTGGACGCGTTTTTGCTCGCCGGCGCGAGCGATGAGGTGGACGGACAGGTTTACAACCTCGGCGGCACGCCCGCGTCGCTGGTCGAGATCGCCCGGACGCTGGTGGACCTGCGCGGTGGATCGTGGAAACTCGTCCCGTTTCCCGCCGAGGCCAAGGTCATCGAGATCGGCGATTACGTCGCGAAAACGGATAAGATCCGCGACGCCCTGGGCTGGACGGCGCGCTGGAATCTGCGCGACGGCCTCGAGCGCACAATCGAATACTACGACACGCGGCGAGAGGCGTATTTCTGA
- a CDS encoding glycosyltransferase, producing the protein MSLPDVDVIIGSRDGKDLLLRCLESVYLQRYEGHVQVTVVDNHSRDQSNFLINSRYPQVQHIVNSADTGQAAAYNVALSKTSAPFALILAQDAELESDFLSAQVALLQGTPGFGGAAARVLLGHDSPGGRMIDSTGIALRGAHIIPQNHAATEDDRVAKGREVFGPAGAAAFWDRRCLDAVRAASGHWFDEDLIAGHLDADLAWRARWLGYRFWYNPAAIALHQRGILYAKDRERAKRIDSLRARNRVLVYRKNLLFDGWARFGGQVRSSVRREMFDVSRKRGVANGVDAWLGAASLTRRMKKHAAGFESHATATPERMFQLIFSHRAQSGEG; encoded by the coding sequence GTGAGTCTGCCGGACGTCGATGTCATCATCGGAAGCCGCGACGGCAAGGATCTGCTGCTGCGCTGCCTGGAGAGCGTCTATCTCCAGCGTTACGAGGGTCACGTTCAGGTGACCGTGGTGGACAACCACTCTCGCGATCAATCCAATTTCCTCATCAATTCGCGGTATCCGCAGGTTCAGCACATCGTGAACTCGGCGGACACGGGTCAAGCCGCGGCGTACAACGTCGCGTTGTCGAAGACGTCCGCCCCATTTGCGCTCATCCTCGCGCAGGACGCCGAGTTGGAATCGGATTTTCTCTCCGCACAGGTCGCATTGCTTCAGGGCACGCCGGGTTTCGGCGGCGCGGCCGCGCGGGTGCTGCTCGGACACGACAGTCCCGGCGGGCGAATGATCGACTCGACCGGGATCGCCCTTCGCGGCGCGCATATCATTCCGCAAAATCATGCGGCAACCGAAGACGACCGCGTCGCGAAAGGGCGCGAGGTCTTCGGCCCGGCCGGCGCGGCGGCGTTCTGGGATCGACGGTGTCTCGATGCGGTACGCGCGGCCTCGGGCCACTGGTTCGATGAGGATCTGATCGCCGGGCACCTCGATGCCGACCTCGCGTGGCGCGCCCGATGGCTCGGTTATCGGTTCTGGTACAACCCGGCCGCGATCGCGCTGCACCAGCGCGGCATATTGTACGCCAAGGACCGCGAGCGCGCGAAACGCATCGACAGCCTGCGCGCGCGAAATCGCGTGCTCGTCTATCGAAAAAACCTGCTCTTCGACGGCTGGGCGCGGTTCGGCGGTCAGGTGCGCTCGTCCGTGCGGCGGGAGATGTTCGACGTTTCGCGCAAGCGCGGCGTCGCGAACGGCGTCGACGCGTGGCTCGGCGCGGCGTCGCTCACGCGGCGCATGAAAAAGCACGCTGCCGGGTTCGAGAGCCACGCCACCGCGACGCCGGAGCGCATGTTCCAGTTGATCTTTTCGCACCGAGCTCAGAGCGGGGAAGGGTGA
- a CDS encoding polyprenol monophosphomannose synthase, with protein MRVPNWVNFSNGFDVADARVTGQRTIVTLPTYNEAENIAELVSRLRALGVEVLVADDNSPDGTWRIVEAMTAADSGVHLLRRMERKGRGYAGAEAFVKALAMSPARIVEMDADLSHRPEDLPALLSALESGADLAIGSRFVAGGRDDRPSASRRWLTRLTTGFARFLLGTRVRDCNSGFRAYKAATMSLIEPATLTSAGPSIVHEILLRATRRGCRIVEVPIRFVDRERGQSQLTLGRLLDGFIRIFRFRLLAAAGRLWRNP; from the coding sequence GTGCGCGTGCCGAATTGGGTGAACTTCTCGAATGGATTCGATGTGGCCGACGCGCGGGTGACCGGGCAGCGAACGATCGTGACGCTGCCGACGTATAACGAGGCCGAAAACATCGCCGAACTCGTGTCGCGCCTGCGCGCGCTTGGCGTCGAGGTACTGGTGGCCGACGACAACAGTCCCGACGGCACGTGGCGGATCGTTGAGGCCATGACGGCCGCGGATTCGGGCGTGCATCTTCTCCGGCGAATGGAGCGGAAGGGCCGCGGCTACGCGGGGGCGGAGGCGTTCGTGAAGGCGCTCGCGATGTCGCCGGCGCGCATCGTGGAGATGGACGCGGATCTGTCGCACCGGCCCGAGGATCTGCCCGCGCTGCTGTCGGCGCTGGAGTCCGGGGCCGATCTCGCCATCGGCTCACGGTTCGTCGCGGGAGGTCGCGACGACCGTCCGTCCGCTTCGCGAAGATGGCTCACGCGGCTCACGACGGGCTTCGCCCGATTCCTGCTCGGCACGCGCGTGCGGGACTGCAACTCGGGTTTTCGCGCGTACAAGGCGGCCACCATGTCGCTGATCGAACCGGCGACCCTCACGTCCGCGGGCCCCAGCATCGTCCACGAGATTCTGCTGCGCGCCACCCGCCGGGGCTGCCGCATCGTCGAGGTGCCCATCCGCTTCGTCGATCGCGAGCGCGGCCAAAGCCAGCTCACGCTCGGGCGGCTGCTCGACGGCTTCATCCGCATCTTCCGCTTTCGCCTGCTCGCCGCGGCCGGGCGGCTATGGAGAAATCCGTGA
- a CDS encoding beta-galactosidase → MPVTWSERGLEVEGAIVPMLSGSMHYWRVARALWDECLQKVRALGLRLVCTYVPWSVHEIEEGRFDFGDLAPEKDLREFLRLVKKNDLLAIVRPGPHINAEISGFGFPERILRNERIQAQGPDGAPVVLPVPPMGFPIPSYASDKFWKELGPWFDVVAEQIAPMLHPRGPVVMVQCDNECSYFFRTGAFELDYSDGARTAWKAFLKGKYPDPRELQKVHHATEAGAVQPPTRFRATRRDDLRPYLDWAEFKERMLGDALVRIRAEWESRGIRDVVFSHNVPPSSGRTPFNIGRDERALETVGMDFYHPRTENAVVKSRVLSLEGQTRLPWSPEFGAGCYQAWTPIDLDDHRFITPYAMMWGLRGFNWYMIVERERWYGSPITRRGGIRKDHYTFYADFVALVENHRLFDLRRQATASVIVPRIYDRLSSVTNLFAQITPMPFESRVGWEGLCREDRFGMTYGPQIEHERVSRAFLAGLEAAGVTIRVADGCDGEIAGPSRAIFCPGFEFMDRGLQNRLVEAMRRGCAVVIGPEAPSRDETMSEFSAFEGFLGRPIEVLNCGIQTLVFAAGAGKLVLINGPIAPGNSTANECMQAITTYLGLAPEMPVDPPCERTIWRDADRTIVYVANPTDEARLAGMQTAAPARLVDLRTGEELCGDNALRIAMPAWTVRVFRLVMGESPC, encoded by the coding sequence ATGCCGGTCACCTGGTCCGAACGTGGGCTCGAAGTCGAAGGCGCCATCGTGCCGATGCTGTCGGGCTCGATGCACTACTGGCGCGTCGCCCGGGCGCTTTGGGACGAATGCCTGCAAAAAGTCCGCGCGCTCGGCCTGCGTCTCGTGTGCACCTACGTTCCGTGGTCGGTGCATGAGATCGAGGAGGGCCGGTTCGACTTCGGCGATCTCGCGCCGGAAAAGGACCTTCGCGAGTTCCTGCGTCTCGTGAAAAAGAACGACCTGTTGGCGATCGTCCGTCCCGGTCCGCACATCAACGCCGAGATTTCCGGCTTCGGTTTTCCCGAACGCATCCTGAGAAACGAACGAATTCAGGCACAAGGGCCCGATGGCGCGCCCGTGGTGCTCCCCGTGCCGCCGATGGGTTTTCCGATCCCGAGTTACGCCTCGGACAAGTTCTGGAAGGAACTTGGGCCGTGGTTCGACGTCGTGGCCGAACAGATCGCGCCCATGCTGCATCCGCGCGGCCCCGTCGTCATGGTGCAGTGCGACAACGAGTGCAGCTATTTTTTTCGCACCGGTGCGTTCGAGCTGGATTACAGCGACGGCGCAAGGACGGCGTGGAAGGCCTTCCTCAAGGGAAAGTATCCCGATCCGCGCGAACTGCAAAAAGTTCATCACGCGACGGAAGCGGGCGCGGTCCAGCCGCCGACCCGGTTTCGCGCGACGCGACGTGACGACCTGCGTCCTTATCTCGATTGGGCCGAATTCAAGGAACGCATGCTCGGCGACGCACTTGTGCGCATACGCGCCGAGTGGGAGTCGCGCGGCATCAGAGACGTCGTGTTTTCGCACAACGTGCCGCCGTCGTCCGGACGCACGCCCTTCAATATCGGGCGCGACGAGCGCGCGCTCGAAACGGTCGGGATGGATTTCTATCACCCGCGAACGGAAAACGCTGTCGTGAAATCGCGCGTGTTGTCGCTCGAAGGGCAGACGCGATTGCCCTGGTCGCCGGAATTCGGCGCGGGCTGCTATCAGGCATGGACCCCGATCGATCTCGACGACCACCGATTCATCACTCCCTACGCAATGATGTGGGGATTACGCGGATTCAACTGGTACATGATCGTCGAGCGCGAACGCTGGTACGGTTCGCCGATCACGCGGCGCGGCGGCATCCGCAAGGATCATTACACGTTCTATGCGGACTTCGTTGCGCTCGTCGAAAATCACCGGCTCTTCGATCTTCGCAGGCAGGCGACCGCGTCGGTGATCGTTCCCCGCATCTACGACCGGCTGAGTTCCGTCACCAATCTCTTCGCGCAGATCACGCCGATGCCCTTCGAGTCGCGTGTCGGCTGGGAAGGGCTTTGCCGCGAGGATCGGTTCGGCATGACGTACGGTCCGCAGATCGAGCACGAGCGCGTGAGCAGGGCATTTCTGGCGGGCTTGGAGGCCGCGGGCGTGACGATCCGAGTGGCGGACGGATGCGATGGCGAAATCGCGGGTCCGTCGCGCGCGATATTCTGCCCGGGTTTCGAGTTTATGGATCGCGGTTTGCAGAACCGTCTCGTCGAAGCGATGCGCCGGGGATGCGCCGTCGTCATCGGCCCGGAAGCGCCGTCCCGCGACGAGACGATGAGCGAATTCTCGGCGTTCGAAGGATTTCTCGGCCGTCCGATCGAGGTTCTGAACTGCGGCATCCAGACGCTGGTCTTCGCCGCGGGCGCCGGAAAACTCGTGCTCATCAACGGACCGATCGCGCCCGGGAATTCAACCGCGAACGAGTGCATGCAGGCGATCACGACGTATCTGGGACTCGCGCCGGAAATGCCCGTCGATCCCCCGTGCGAACGCACCATCTGGCGCGACGCCGATCGCACGATCGTCTACGTCGCGAACCCGACCGACGAGGCGCGCCTTGCCGGGATGCAGACGGCAGCACCCGCTCGCCTGGTCGATCTTCGCACCGGCGAGGAACTGTGCGGCGACAATGCCCTGCGAATCGCGATGCCCGCGTGGACGGTGCGAGTCTTTCGCCTCGTGATGGGGGAATCGCCGTGCTGA
- a CDS encoding DUF4388 domain-containing protein has translation MTAEGAGVIKGKLDAVHPAKLLAGFLVAKKTGILTIQDGGARLVIHLSDGCVVCDREVVLRDRNFAQYLVTRGQITSDELTNYTKRAKAEDRRPIDLMIEQKVIERPEVERLAEEFYWKSTPGLFSWKRGDYQFQDRAIEHEGQSTSPETAATFIVEGIAEKYDPLIVKERLSKRMDTALKLVEPRKDKDAKGEEDHSIVTMVDPDVLAAKVQMGPVMSAIRKGATPSRIVADMEGRRTHALSFVYALLTLGFLKFAGEGRKKPLHGAAKRAADPFERLFEEASRGVDRIRAQVASGTIAPRSPGVDVEIEEGELTHGALEERLQKLLEIKRLKRQMMTGQGGDEASDDIEFSDDEEPTIPPAPSPGDFDFDVDDDQAPSPAISGFTDFADGETTSLEAIDSIEGTPGYNFDPNPAEDLVEGFGDLDLESANVRFGAEDSVETILTALKNFCDENRWKEAEAAFAELTYRGYEGADALAYAGWARYHLGGDDPFAAGASLLQKAIGANAKLDLPFLLMGRIYLEENDNGMAELYFVRAVEVNPDCFEAKDFIRKIYGGR, from the coding sequence ATGACCGCCGAGGGCGCGGGCGTCATCAAGGGCAAACTCGACGCTGTTCATCCCGCCAAGCTTTTGGCGGGTTTTCTGGTGGCGAAGAAGACCGGGATCCTGACGATTCAGGACGGCGGCGCTCGGCTGGTCATCCACCTGTCGGACGGATGCGTCGTGTGCGATCGCGAGGTTGTTCTTCGCGATCGGAATTTCGCCCAGTACCTCGTCACGCGCGGCCAGATCACATCGGACGAACTGACGAATTACACCAAGCGCGCCAAGGCCGAGGACCGTCGACCGATCGACCTGATGATCGAGCAGAAGGTGATCGAACGTCCGGAAGTGGAGCGCCTCGCCGAGGAATTCTACTGGAAATCCACACCCGGACTCTTTTCGTGGAAGCGCGGCGATTATCAATTTCAGGACCGCGCCATCGAGCACGAAGGGCAATCGACCTCGCCGGAGACCGCGGCGACCTTCATCGTCGAGGGGATCGCGGAGAAATACGATCCGCTCATCGTCAAGGAACGGTTGTCGAAGCGAATGGACACCGCGCTGAAGCTGGTCGAACCGCGAAAGGATAAGGACGCGAAGGGAGAAGAGGACCATTCCATTGTCACGATGGTGGACCCCGATGTTCTCGCGGCCAAGGTCCAGATGGGACCTGTGATGAGCGCCATCCGCAAGGGTGCCACGCCGTCTCGCATCGTGGCGGACATGGAGGGGCGGCGCACGCACGCGTTGTCGTTCGTTTACGCGCTCCTCACGCTCGGGTTCTTGAAGTTTGCCGGCGAGGGCCGCAAGAAACCCCTGCACGGAGCGGCGAAGCGGGCGGCCGACCCCTTCGAACGACTCTTCGAGGAGGCGTCGCGGGGCGTGGATCGGATCCGCGCGCAGGTCGCCTCGGGAACAATCGCACCCCGATCGCCCGGCGTGGACGTTGAGATCGAGGAAGGGGAACTGACGCACGGAGCGCTGGAAGAACGGCTCCAGAAACTGCTGGAGATCAAGCGCCTGAAACGCCAGATGATGACCGGGCAGGGCGGGGACGAAGCGTCGGATGATATCGAGTTCTCCGATGACGAGGAGCCCACGATTCCGCCGGCGCCTTCGCCCGGGGACTTCGACTTCGACGTGGATGACGATCAAGCGCCGTCTCCCGCGATCTCCGGCTTTACGGACTTCGCCGATGGCGAAACGACCTCGCTCGAAGCGATCGACTCGATCGAGGGAACGCCCGGGTACAACTTCGACCCGAATCCCGCGGAGGACCTGGTCGAGGGGTTCGGCGATCTCGATCTCGAATCCGCCAACGTCCGATTCGGGGCGGAGGACAGCGTCGAGACGATCCTGACGGCGTTGAAGAACTTCTGCGACGAGAACCGCTGGAAGGAAGCGGAGGCAGCCTTCGCCGAACTCACCTATCGCGGTTATGAGGGCGCCGATGCGCTCGCGTATGCCGGATGGGCGCGGTATCACCTCGGCGGCGACGATCCCTTCGCGGCGGGCGCCAGTCTTCTGCAAAAGGCCATCGGGGCGAACGCGAAGCTGGATCTGCCCTTCTTGCTGATGGGCCGCATCTATCTCGAAGAAAACGACAACGGAATGGCGGAACTGTATTTCGTGCGCGCCGTCGAGGTGAACCCCGACTGCTTCGAGGCCAAGGACTTCATCCGCAAGATCTACGGCGGCCGATAG
- a CDS encoding nuclear transport factor 2 family protein translates to MISMVVTVALCACETVSKPVETTPAPTPRPDKPIVVQTETPSQTGDMSEDEVRAFLLRLELAWQTGDTAALETIYTPDAEILVNTGQHARTLTAGEYLKLAAATRARLADYRYRVEESRITVAADVATVVENIAEEGRDKDRVIRSDTDAAYTIVRFENGLRISRVEAKVLTATPGE, encoded by the coding sequence GTGATCTCGATGGTTGTCACGGTCGCTCTGTGCGCTTGCGAGACCGTGTCGAAGCCGGTCGAAACGACTCCCGCTCCCACGCCGCGACCCGACAAACCGATCGTCGTGCAGACAGAAACGCCATCTCAAACCGGCGACATGAGCGAGGACGAGGTGCGCGCGTTCCTGCTACGCCTCGAACTCGCGTGGCAGACGGGAGACACAGCCGCGCTCGAGACGATTTATACGCCGGATGCGGAAATCCTCGTGAACACCGGGCAGCACGCCCGGACGCTCACCGCGGGGGAGTACCTGAAATTGGCGGCGGCGACGCGCGCACGCCTCGCGGACTATCGCTACCGGGTCGAAGAATCTCGCATCACCGTCGCCGCGGATGTCGCCACGGTGGTCGAAAACATCGCCGAAGAAGGGCGTGATAAAGACCGCGTAATCCGATCGGACACCGACGCCGCCTACACGATCGTCCGTTTCGAAAATGGTCTTCGCATTTCACGCGTCGAGGCGAAGGTTTTGACGGCAACTCCGGGGGAGTGA
- the smpB gene encoding SsrA-binding protein SmpB, translating to MTDKPSGEKMIAGNRKAFHDFHIVEQFEAGLVLTGTEVKSLREGHASLQEGYVDIRNGEAWLVDVHIPPYSHGGYTNHEPFRQRKLLLHRRELEKLDTKVRERGYTVVPLKLYFSKGRAKLMIGLAKGKTFGDKREAMREEQDRRETDRAIRDRRRG from the coding sequence ATGACCGACAAACCGTCCGGCGAAAAAATGATCGCCGGGAATCGCAAGGCGTTTCACGACTTCCACATAGTGGAGCAGTTCGAAGCCGGCCTTGTGCTCACCGGCACCGAGGTCAAGTCGCTGCGCGAGGGTCACGCCAGCCTGCAGGAGGGGTACGTCGATATTCGGAACGGCGAGGCTTGGCTCGTCGATGTTCACATCCCGCCGTATTCCCACGGCGGCTATACGAATCACGAACCGTTCCGCCAGCGCAAGCTGTTGTTGCACCGGCGCGAACTCGAAAAACTCGACACGAAGGTTCGCGAGCGCGGTTACACGGTGGTGCCGCTCAAGCTCTATTTTTCCAAGGGCCGGGCCAAGCTGATGATCGGGCTCGCCAAGGGCAAAACCTTCGGCGACAAACGCGAGGCGATGCGCGAGGAGCAGGATCGCCGCGAAACCGATCGCGCGATTCGCGATCGCCGGCGCGGTTGA
- a CDS encoding stage 0 sporulation protein, whose protein sequence is MRVVKAVLQGQRKAAEYDAGALDLRVGETVIVDAEHGPTIARVSDEVAETDDGSSRPKVIKSAGSDDLNRARHNAERAREALDVCRTSAARRNLAMKLVDVDAACDGSRLTFFFTAEARVDFRELVRELAGRYRTRIEMLQIGVRDAAKKLTGAGVCGRELCCAMFLGNFATVSIKMAKDQCLALNDAKVSGVCGRLKCCLRYEHDFYCSFSKGLPKVGKRCHTPQGIGRVTRHDPIGGKVLVVLDEGRETPFEPGEVRRFDASGGQVAPTVVDEAPDEPDGVLGDATSDDPPDPSTTDVN, encoded by the coding sequence GTGCGTGTGGTGAAGGCGGTGCTGCAAGGGCAGCGGAAAGCGGCGGAATACGATGCCGGGGCGCTTGATCTGCGCGTCGGCGAAACCGTCATTGTCGACGCCGAGCATGGCCCGACGATCGCCCGTGTGAGCGACGAGGTCGCGGAGACCGACGACGGATCGTCGCGACCGAAAGTGATCAAGTCCGCCGGTTCGGATGACCTGAACCGCGCGCGCCACAACGCCGAACGCGCGCGCGAGGCGCTCGACGTCTGTCGAACGTCCGCAGCCCGGCGCAACCTCGCCATGAAGCTCGTCGATGTCGACGCCGCGTGCGACGGCAGCCGCCTCACCTTTTTCTTCACGGCCGAGGCCCGCGTCGATTTTCGAGAACTCGTGCGTGAACTCGCGGGTCGCTACCGCACGCGCATCGAAATGCTGCAGATCGGCGTGCGAGACGCCGCGAAAAAGCTCACCGGAGCGGGTGTGTGCGGACGCGAGCTGTGCTGTGCCATGTTTCTCGGCAACTTTGCGACCGTCTCGATCAAAATGGCCAAGGACCAGTGCCTCGCGCTCAACGACGCGAAGGTGTCGGGTGTGTGCGGACGGCTCAAATGCTGCCTGCGTTACGAGCATGACTTCTACTGCTCGTTTTCAAAGGGACTGCCCAAGGTCGGCAAGCGCTGCCACACGCCGCAAGGCATCGGGCGGGTGACGCGGCACGATCCCATCGGCGGCAAGGTGCTCGTCGTGCTCGACGAAGGCCGCGAGACGCCGTTCGAGCCCGGTGAGGTGCGCCGATTCGACGCTTCCGGTGGTCAAGTCGCGCCGACTGTGGTAGACGAGGCGCCCGACGAACCCGACGGGGTTTTGGGCGACGCGACTTCCGACGATCCGCCGGACCCCTCGACGACCGACGTGAACTGA
- a CDS encoding stage 0 sporulation protein, translated as MTQTLTVKFPGSNRPVEYDSADHEPKAGDWLVVEAEKGPALARVHDEPKVFEGPPRKFPRVLRPATDGDLAGREKVRDQEVMAFFHAKQAMARRNLPMKLISVESVFDGSKMVFYFTSEDRVDFRDLVRELAQRFRTRIEMMQIGVRDAARKLGGYDVCGRELCCSKFLTGFEPVTIKMAKDQNLAMNPSKVSGVCGRLKCCLRFEHEVYTSFSRGLPKVGKRCETADGRAGRVNRHDPIQGIVLVRLEGTDEILPFPPEEIRRITPRNDEAKRAGEAHQWTPVSMVPPTDDAADSPDAVEEDVAADDLAKLED; from the coding sequence ATGACGCAGACCCTGACCGTGAAGTTTCCGGGCAGCAATCGCCCGGTGGAATACGACAGTGCCGATCACGAACCCAAGGCGGGCGACTGGCTCGTGGTCGAGGCCGAGAAAGGCCCGGCTCTCGCGCGCGTGCACGACGAGCCGAAGGTTTTCGAGGGGCCGCCGCGAAAGTTTCCGCGCGTGCTGCGGCCCGCGACGGACGGCGATCTGGCCGGGCGTGAGAAGGTCCGCGACCAGGAGGTGATGGCGTTTTTTCACGCCAAACAGGCGATGGCCCGGCGCAATCTGCCGATGAAGCTCATCTCGGTCGAGAGTGTCTTCGACGGCAGTAAAATGGTCTTTTACTTCACGAGCGAGGACCGCGTCGACTTTCGCGACCTCGTGCGGGAACTCGCCCAGCGATTTCGAACGCGCATCGAGATGATGCAGATCGGGGTGCGCGACGCGGCGCGCAAACTCGGCGGTTACGACGTGTGCGGTCGGGAGTTGTGCTGCTCGAAGTTCCTCACGGGTTTTGAGCCGGTGACCATCAAGATGGCCAAGGACCAGAATCTGGCGATGAATCCGTCGAAAGTTTCCGGCGTCTGCGGTCGCCTCAAGTGCTGCCTGCGTTTCGAGCACGAAGTCTACACGAGCTTCAGCCGCGGCTTGCCGAAGGTCGGCAAACGTTGCGAGACCGCCGATGGGCGCGCCGGCCGCGTCAATCGGCACGATCCCATTCAGGGCATCGTTCTGGTGCGGCTCGAAGGAACCGACGAGATCCTGCCGTTTCCGCCGGAGGAGATTCGCCGCATCACGCCTCGCAACGACGAGGCGAAGCGCGCCGGCGAGGCCCATCAGTGGACACCCGTCTCCATGGTGCCCCCCACGGACGACGCGGCGGACTCGCCTGACGCGGTTGAGGAAGACGTCGCGGCGGACGATCTGGCGAAACTCGAAGATTGA
- a CDS encoding DNA polymerase III subunit delta' translates to MTVESVASLDDVRGHERAVDQLRRAVSSGRVAHAYLFLGPEGVGKTMAAYAFAAELLAATRDVELTHRKIVDGNHPDMQVLEPEGRFIKKAAVDALVHKLVYAPYEAEWKVNLVLQAETMNPAAANALLKTLEEPGRNIVFLLVTSAPQQLLPTVLSRCQKVVFGPMDADLIERVLVERGREPDDARIIARACDGSLGRALGMEPGPLREERHGLGARFYRLPLGGDGDIARFAETVAQWSSGAEDALEMVKVFLADAIRSAALADARRIMNPDLDADARAFAARYEMRALTSKVRSVTFTQRLLQRNANAPLAVQALLVDILTPRATDFARTIPR, encoded by the coding sequence ATGACCGTCGAATCGGTGGCGTCGCTCGATGACGTTCGCGGGCACGAGCGCGCGGTGGACCAACTCCGCCGCGCGGTTTCGTCGGGCCGCGTTGCGCACGCATACCTGTTTCTCGGTCCGGAGGGCGTCGGCAAGACGATGGCGGCGTACGCGTTCGCGGCGGAACTGCTCGCCGCGACCCGCGACGTCGAATTGACCCATCGCAAAATCGTCGACGGCAATCATCCGGACATGCAGGTGCTCGAACCCGAGGGCCGCTTCATCAAGAAGGCGGCGGTCGACGCGTTGGTGCACAAGCTCGTGTACGCGCCGTACGAAGCCGAATGGAAGGTGAACTTGGTTCTTCAGGCCGAGACGATGAATCCGGCCGCCGCGAACGCGTTGCTCAAGACGCTCGAGGAACCGGGTCGAAATATCGTCTTCCTGCTCGTCACAAGCGCGCCGCAGCAGCTTCTGCCCACCGTGCTTTCGCGCTGCCAGAAAGTGGTCTTTGGTCCGATGGATGCCGACCTCATCGAGCGCGTGCTCGTCGAGCGGGGGCGCGAGCCGGACGACGCGCGAATCATCGCCCGCGCCTGCGACGGTAGCCTCGGACGCGCGCTGGGGATGGAACCCGGCCCGCTTCGCGAGGAGCGTCACGGTCTCGGCGCGAGGTTCTATCGATTGCCTTTGGGCGGCGACGGCGATATCGCGCGCTTCGCCGAGACGGTCGCGCAGTGGTCATCGGGGGCGGAGGACGCGCTCGAGATGGTGAAGGTCTTTCTCGCCGACGCGATCCGAAGCGCGGCGCTGGCCGACGCGCGGCGGATCATGAATCCCGATCTCGATGCCGACGCGCGCGCGTTCGCGGCGCGTTACGAAATGAGGGCACTGACTTCGAAAGTCCGCAGCGTGACCTTCACGCAGCGGTTGCTTCAACGAAACGCGAATGCGCCGCTCGCCGTTCAGGCCCTGCTGGTCGACATTCTTACGCCGAGGGCGACGGACTTCGCCCGGACGATACCCCGATGA